In Octopus bimaculoides isolate UCB-OBI-ISO-001 chromosome 28, ASM119413v2, whole genome shotgun sequence, the following are encoded in one genomic region:
- the LOC106883475 gene encoding zinc finger protein 737-like, which yields MSQKKPQSTYQCDICEKTFTQKCNLTTHRRIHTGEKPFHCDICGKSFPRNSHLAVHKHIHTGEKPFHCDVCGKSFSQVTALTVHKRIHTGEKPFRCDICGKSFSYSSDLTVHKRVHTGEKPFRCDVCGNSFSGSSYLTVHKRIHAREKPFHCDICGKSFSFNNGFINHSRIHTGEKPFRCDICGRSFSLSSSLTTHNRIHTGERPFHCDICGKSFSANSTFITHKRIHTGEKPFRCDICGKSFPYNTSLIDHKRIHTGEKPFNCDICGKSFSYRHVLVNHKRIHTGEKPFRCDICGRSFSQSFQIIHHKRIHTGEKPFRCDICGKSFSQNSNLTKHMSIHTKV from the coding sequence ATGTCACAAAAGAAACCACAATCaacatatcagtgtgatatctgtgaaaAGACTTTCACTCAGAAATGTAATTTAACCACTCACaggcgtattcacacaggagagaagccatttcactgtgatatctgtggtaaatcattccctcgAAATAGCCATTTAGCtgttcacaaacatattcatacaggggagaagccatttcactgtgatgtttgtggcaaatcattctcacAGGTAACTGCCTTAactgtacacaaacgtattcatacaggagagaagccatttcgttgtgatatctgtggcaaatcattctcttacAGTAGTGACTTAACAgtacacaaacgtgttcatacaggggaaaagccATTTcgctgtgatgtttgtggtaattCATTCTCTGGAAGTAGCTATTTAACagtacataaacgtattcatgcaagagagaagccatttcactgtgatatttgtggtaaatcattctcttttaataatgGCTTCATTAATCATagtcgtattcatacaggagaaaaaccatttcgctgtgatatctgtggcagatCTTTTTCCCTAAGTAGCAGCTTAACTACTCACAatcgtattcacacaggagagaggccatttcactgtgatatttgtggtaaatcattctctgcaaacAGTACCTTCATtacacacaagcgtattcatactggagagaaaccatttcggtgtgatatctgtggtaaatcattcccttaCAATACTAGCTTAATtgatcacaaacgtattcatacaggagaaaagccatttaactgtgatatctgtggtaaatcattctcctaCAGACATGTCTTGGttaatcacaaacgtattcatacaggagagaagccatttcgatgtgatatctgtggtagatcattctctcaaagtttccAAATAATTcatcacaagcgtattcatactggagagaagccatttcgctgtgatatctgtggtaaatcattctctcaaaactcTAACTTAACTAAACACATGTCTATCCATACAAAAGTGTGA